The following proteins come from a genomic window of Candidatus Bathyarchaeia archaeon:
- a CDS encoding ABC transporter substrate-binding protein — translation MRKSLRLSASLFTAALMVLNIFAQLPMAVEAQSIYNGPRLDELLFLYYGTPDAEVTAIQKGEVDAVSDLIRPMDIQTLSGNTELNVTYAEQTHYCYLAFNLRKPPLDRIELRKAIAHLIPREKISSQLFQGLVVEPMLYEVMPAFGKWHNPNVETYPYDPGEAKKILEEAGYTHGEGGRLLSPEGTPVRKLTFLTPTQEEAPTSFEISRIIAGELNGLGIPVELETVSFDALLTRVYTKRDFDMYFLCVSGLGRYPRWLYEFYHSNLDVPDGENTPGVRVEALDRLLYAFRFEDSGEEEALTHIHQAQEIIADLAARIPIYSRFKVEAYRKGWVGMINHKGAGYFDSDSFYTWLNLHREDSRFGGVFKVSVGGKVRTLNPLYGSGAYEAKIWKLIYDSLLTSNPYTGEPMPYLAESWEVENIVEGDVKGQRITYHLASNATWHDGEPFTSRDVKFTFEFIKKHQVPMWLPAVEKVLRVEAPDERTVVLTMEGVSMFNLIDTGGLLILPEHIWRDVGEDWRSFQPNLESHPSHPDLTKMVGTGPFILVDHKPGEYWRLKWNPGYFKRISERVEAPKAQAIGGLPLPFVEAAVVAGGGVAAVLTWLRWRRRARGV, via the coding sequence ATGCGAAAGAGTTTACGGCTTTCAGCGAGCCTGTTCACGGCGGCTTTGATGGTTCTCAACATATTCGCCCAGCTTCCCATGGCTGTGGAGGCTCAATCCATCTACAACGGGCCGAGGCTCGATGAGCTGCTGTTTCTCTATTACGGGACGCCGGACGCCGAGGTTACGGCGATCCAGAAGGGTGAGGTGGACGCGGTTTCAGATCTGATTAGGCCCATGGACATTCAAACCTTATCCGGCAATACTGAGCTTAACGTCACCTATGCTGAACAAACCCACTACTGCTATTTGGCCTTCAACCTGAGGAAGCCTCCTTTAGACCGGATAGAGTTGAGGAAGGCGATAGCTCACTTGATCCCTAGGGAGAAGATTTCCAGCCAGCTTTTTCAAGGATTAGTGGTGGAGCCCATGCTTTACGAGGTGATGCCCGCGTTCGGGAAATGGCATAACCCAAACGTGGAAACCTACCCATACGACCCTGGGGAAGCTAAGAAAATCCTGGAGGAAGCGGGTTACACTCACGGTGAGGGTGGTAGGCTACTGAGCCCTGAGGGAACGCCGGTGAGGAAGCTAACCTTCCTCACCCCTACCCAAGAGGAGGCGCCTACCAGCTTCGAGATCTCCAGAATCATAGCCGGCGAGTTGAACGGTCTGGGAATACCGGTTGAGCTTGAAACTGTGTCCTTCGACGCCCTTCTAACCCGTGTGTACACGAAAAGGGACTTCGACATGTACTTTCTATGTGTGTCAGGGTTAGGACGGTATCCCCGATGGCTGTACGAGTTCTATCACTCCAACCTAGACGTACCCGACGGCGAAAACACCCCTGGAGTTCGCGTCGAAGCGTTGGATCGGTTGTTGTACGCGTTTAGGTTTGAGGACAGCGGAGAGGAGGAGGCGTTAACCCACATCCACCAAGCGCAGGAGATTATCGCCGACCTGGCGGCTAGGATTCCCATCTACTCCCGTTTTAAGGTTGAAGCCTACCGGAAGGGGTGGGTGGGCATGATAAACCATAAGGGCGCAGGATACTTCGACTCAGACTCATTCTACACATGGTTGAACCTCCACCGTGAGGACAGTCGGTTTGGAGGAGTCTTTAAGGTCAGCGTCGGCGGGAAGGTGAGAACCCTCAACCCCCTGTATGGGTCAGGCGCCTATGAAGCGAAGATTTGGAAGCTCATCTACGACTCACTTCTCACATCCAACCCTTACACCGGCGAGCCCATGCCCTACTTGGCGGAGTCTTGGGAGGTCGAAAACATCGTCGAGGGCGATGTGAAGGGACAGAGGATCACGTATCACCTGGCTTCAAACGCCACATGGCATGACGGGGAGCCCTTCACCTCTAGGGACGTGAAGTTCACCTTCGAGTTCATCAAGAAGCATCAGGTTCCCATGTGGCTGCCGGCTGTTGAAAAGGTGTTGAGGGTTGAGGCCCCTGACGAGAGAACCGTCGTGTTAACCATGGAAGGTGTCAGCATGTTCAACCTCATCGACACCGGCGGCCTCCTCATCCTGCCCGAGCACATTTGGAGAGATGTGGGAGAGGATTGGAGAAGCTTTCAACCAAACTTGGAAAGCCATCCCAGCCACCCCGACTTGACGAAGATGGTTGGCACAGGCCCTTTCATCCTCGTAGACCACAAGCCGGGGGAGTACTGGAGGCTAAAGTGGAACCCAGGCTACTTTAAGAGGATCTCTGAGAGGGTTGAAGCCCCAAAGGCCCAGGCGATCGGCGGCCTACCCCTACCATTCGTGGAGGCCGCGGTGGTGGCTGGTGGAGGCGTAGCCGCCGTTCTTACGTGGTTGAGGTGGAGGCGTAGGGCTAGAGGGGTTTAA
- a CDS encoding ABC transporter permease, producing MGFEEYAVKRSVNAVVTLIVTVILQFFIFRVLPGNPVSFMISPNFPLESRMALIKLWGLDKPMHQQFLTYVANIFTGRFGLSFSTQRPVWDEIMERLPNTLLLMGSATALYIALGIWLGVSAASKRGSRLDVASVGLGLFTQAMPTFFLGLLLLFFFGYYLPVATKGVLGFPIAGTVSRPPPNNPVEYVFDVLWHLTLPLTTLVVISFGGYLLVIRNLMIDALAEDYVLMARAKGLEEKDVLYRHGFRSILPPVVTMVGLSFSGVIGGAVVTETIFSWHGLGRYLYDAIMEYDYPVMQGAFFLIALVTILGTLIVDLIYGLLDPRIKY from the coding sequence TTGGGGTTCGAGGAGTACGCGGTTAAACGGTCCGTGAACGCCGTCGTCACCTTAATCGTCACCGTCATCCTTCAATTCTTCATCTTTAGGGTTCTCCCGGGCAACCCGGTTTCCTTCATGATCAGCCCCAACTTTCCATTGGAGTCCAGGATGGCGTTGATCAAGCTGTGGGGCCTCGACAAACCCATGCACCAGCAATTCCTCACCTACGTGGCCAACATTTTCACAGGAAGGTTTGGACTGTCCTTTTCGACGCAGAGACCTGTGTGGGATGAGATCATGGAGCGGCTACCAAACACCCTGCTTTTAATGGGCTCGGCCACCGCTCTTTACATCGCCTTGGGAATATGGCTGGGGGTTTCAGCGGCCTCAAAGAGGGGTTCAAGGTTGGACGTGGCCTCGGTGGGTTTAGGCTTATTCACCCAGGCCATGCCCACCTTCTTCCTCGGCCTTTTACTCTTATTCTTCTTCGGCTACTATCTGCCCGTAGCTACCAAAGGAGTTTTAGGCTTTCCCATAGCGGGAACGGTTTCCAGGCCTCCGCCCAACAACCCCGTTGAATACGTTTTTGACGTGTTGTGGCATTTAACCCTGCCGTTAACCACGTTGGTGGTCATCAGCTTCGGCGGATACCTCTTGGTGATTAGGAATTTGATGATCGACGCTTTAGCCGAGGACTATGTGTTGATGGCGAGGGCTAAAGGGTTGGAGGAGAAAGATGTCCTTTACCGGCATGGGTTCAGGAGCATTCTACCTCCCGTGGTGACGATGGTTGGGTTAAGCTTCTCCGGTGTGATCGGCGGCGCCGTCGTCACGGAAACCATCTTCTCCTGGCATGGTCTAGGCCGATACCTTTACGACGCGATCATGGAGTACGATTACCCGGTGATGCAGGGCGCCTTCTTCCTCATCGCCCTCGTCACAATTTTGGGAACCCTCATCGTCGACCTAATCTATGGGTTGCTAGACCCCAGAATCAAATACTAA
- a CDS encoding ABC transporter permease, whose translation MYSSIRGVWREFTRHRLGLAGLILLSAFILVALLAPLIAPNHPIKDTFLAESYAYPEWFRAFPRYQNLPPNFEVKVKPIFSEEGWTILTAEGVSLPAGGNAFIRLEAHPGKRSTVQLSHDFQYRYDPPQTLTVEGGFLVPELQGGLLNISIYLVNPSGFAYRLETVGLNAPAGEVGFSFSSKALTAEEKAAMGLKWFENAASYMMGRQGVYRLAFHFDFNPLDGRGGYASVALRSFRVYVPGLAFGFLGTDHIGSDLFSQLVYGSRISLLIGVSASLIATTLGVLVGVVAGYVGSKLDEGLMRLVDVLLVLPFLPLLMVISGVFGKSVWNLILLLGVLSWPGFARVVRAKTLQLKETTFVEASKAMGSSPIHVIFTHIVPNVVPYMYAVIALSIPGFVVTEAALSFLALGDPATPSWGRMFYTANAFGAFRILAWWWIIPPGVAITLLSLSFVFVGHALDEVMNPRLRARR comes from the coding sequence GTGTACTCGTCCATTCGAGGGGTTTGGAGGGAGTTTACAAGGCATAGGCTCGGCTTGGCTGGGTTAATCTTGCTATCCGCCTTCATACTCGTAGCCCTTCTCGCCCCTTTGATAGCTCCAAACCACCCCATCAAAGACACCTTCCTAGCGGAGAGCTACGCGTACCCTGAGTGGTTTAGAGCTTTCCCTCGGTACCAGAACCTCCCCCCAAACTTCGAAGTGAAGGTCAAGCCCATCTTCTCGGAGGAGGGTTGGACAATCCTCACCGCAGAGGGAGTCAGCCTACCAGCTGGAGGGAACGCGTTCATCAGACTGGAGGCTCATCCGGGTAAACGGTCCACCGTCCAGCTCAGCCATGACTTCCAGTATCGATACGACCCCCCGCAGACGTTGACGGTTGAAGGAGGGTTCCTCGTCCCCGAGCTTCAAGGAGGTCTCCTAAACATATCCATTTACTTGGTAAACCCCAGCGGGTTCGCATACCGGTTGGAAACGGTGGGTTTGAACGCTCCGGCCGGCGAGGTTGGTTTCAGCTTTTCCTCTAAAGCCCTCACCGCTGAGGAGAAGGCGGCCATGGGTTTGAAGTGGTTTGAAAATGCGGCATCCTATATGATGGGGCGACAGGGCGTCTACCGCCTCGCTTTTCACTTCGACTTTAATCCACTCGATGGTCGAGGGGGATATGCGTCCGTCGCCTTACGTTCCTTTCGGGTTTATGTTCCAGGGCTGGCGTTCGGATTCCTGGGAACAGATCACATTGGCTCCGACCTCTTCTCTCAGCTCGTGTACGGTAGCAGAATCTCCCTACTGATAGGTGTATCCGCATCCTTGATCGCTACGACGCTGGGGGTTTTGGTGGGCGTCGTGGCGGGTTATGTGGGTTCAAAACTCGATGAGGGATTGATGAGGCTTGTAGACGTGTTGCTCGTTTTACCCTTCTTACCCTTGTTGATGGTGATCAGCGGCGTATTCGGCAAAAGCGTCTGGAACCTCATTCTTCTCCTAGGCGTGTTAAGCTGGCCCGGCTTCGCCAGGGTGGTTAGAGCCAAAACACTGCAGCTGAAGGAAACCACCTTCGTCGAGGCTTCAAAGGCCATGGGATCCTCGCCCATTCACGTGATCTTCACCCACATCGTGCCAAACGTCGTACCCTACATGTACGCGGTCATCGCCCTTTCCATTCCAGGGTTCGTGGTCACTGAGGCCGCTTTAAGCTTCCTAGCCCTTGGAGACCCGGCGACCCCATCTTGGGGGCGGATGTTCTATACGGCTAACGCCTTCGGCGCCTTCAGAATCTTAGCGTGGTGGTGGATCATACCCCCAGGAGTCGCCATCACCCTACTCTCCCTATCCTTCGTGTTCGTAGGCCATGCCCTAGACGAGGTTATGAACCCCAGGTTGAGGGCTAGAAGATAG
- a CDS encoding M20/M25/M40 family metallo-hydrolase, with product MISSLSYEVELLSRMVEIDTNVVTGEGYREFAKHMVEEARQLGLEVKVHDAVIEAEDGRTRPNVIVNLNASSDQTVILAAHYDTVPPGEGWKHEPLRLTVEGDRGYGRGACDNKGDIAAAFGALRELSKKSRVKRNVVLALTPDEEVGGQLGLGFLARKNLLKGEGAVVLDGSPEAVVVGTSGVVWGSITIHGVGGHAGYPHKALNPIEKAIPILEGLKKYSQIRQEKRSSLPSPPGSPFEKVWGRFTVTMMKAGIKENVIPSSCEIRFDMRLCPEENPGSAVEQFRKYFQTMVKKYGLNAKLTILKQWPPSYIDPQHPLVEEFREAVSWALKRDVETVGELVANDAQHIYRKIPTVTYGVIRGDSNVHGADECVRLKDVQTVRDVLIKFCSGE from the coding sequence ATGATATCTTCGTTGTCCTATGAGGTTGAATTGCTGTCGAGGATGGTCGAGATCGACACAAACGTGGTTACGGGTGAAGGATACCGTGAGTTTGCGAAGCATATGGTGGAGGAGGCGCGGCAACTGGGGTTGGAGGTGAAGGTTCACGACGCGGTGATCGAGGCGGAGGATGGGAGGACTAGGCCTAACGTCATCGTAAACCTGAACGCTTCTTCGGATCAAACGGTGATTCTCGCAGCCCATTACGATACTGTGCCTCCGGGCGAAGGGTGGAAGCATGAACCCTTGAGGCTGACGGTGGAGGGAGATCGAGGCTATGGTAGAGGGGCCTGCGACAACAAGGGGGATATCGCCGCCGCTTTCGGAGCCCTCAGAGAGCTTTCGAAGAAAAGCCGAGTTAAAAGAAATGTTGTGTTGGCGTTAACTCCGGACGAGGAGGTTGGTGGCCAACTGGGTTTAGGATTCCTAGCGAGGAAGAACCTCCTAAAAGGCGAAGGCGCCGTTGTGCTGGATGGCTCACCTGAGGCTGTGGTGGTGGGAACCAGCGGCGTCGTTTGGGGATCGATCACGATCCATGGGGTTGGGGGCCACGCCGGATATCCCCATAAAGCGTTAAACCCTATAGAGAAGGCGATACCCATACTCGAGGGCTTAAAGAAGTACTCTCAAATCAGACAAGAGAAGCGTTCAAGCTTACCCTCGCCCCCGGGATCGCCGTTCGAGAAGGTTTGGGGTCGATTCACAGTCACGATGATGAAGGCGGGAATTAAGGAGAACGTTATACCAAGCTCTTGCGAGATAAGGTTTGATATGCGGCTATGCCCCGAGGAGAACCCCGGCTCAGCAGTAGAGCAGTTTAGAAAATACTTTCAAACCATGGTGAAAAAGTATGGCTTGAACGCGAAGCTCACCATTCTAAAGCAGTGGCCTCCCTCTTACATCGATCCTCAACATCCCTTGGTGGAGGAGTTCAGGGAGGCGGTCAGCTGGGCTTTGAAAAGGGATGTTGAGACAGTTGGAGAGCTGGTTGCCAACGACGCACAGCACATCTACAGGAAGATACCAACAGTCACGTATGGTGTGATTAGAGGCGACTCCAACGTCCACGGTGCCGACGAGTGTGTGAGGCTCAAGGATGTCCAAACTGTCAGAGATGTATTGATAAAATTTTGCTCAGGGGAGTGA
- a CDS encoding carbohydrate ABC transporter permease: MAWRKESKLFKALKYVAVIAVVLVMLVPYLFTIVASLMPEPQLIARPPFPFKSIDVSLSNYIYVLRYAPFNRAFLYSAAVAVLTTCFVLVAGSMGAYAVAHIRFPGNNAMFNFIVVAYMLPGLAMLIPIVVLLKTLGLLDTLIGMVFAHSVILLPLMTWFLIGIYESVPRDIDEALRIDGYSRIKVLFREVIPLARFGFFLILIFSFINSWNDLMFANTVGIVQVQLLQPRILEFMSGARVLYTQLAAAGILSSLPVIVLAIVLQKQIIAGIMRGAIK, from the coding sequence ATGGCTTGGAGAAAGGAGTCTAAGCTTTTTAAAGCACTCAAGTATGTGGCGGTCATCGCGGTCGTCTTGGTTATGCTGGTTCCATATTTATTCACGATCGTGGCGAGCCTCATGCCGGAGCCGCAGCTCATCGCTAGGCCGCCTTTCCCGTTTAAAAGCATCGACGTGTCGCTTTCAAATTACATTTACGTTCTAAGATACGCGCCTTTCAACAGGGCCTTCCTATACTCCGCCGCGGTGGCCGTTTTAACTACATGCTTCGTCCTAGTAGCGGGCTCGATGGGCGCTTACGCCGTGGCGCATATAAGGTTTCCAGGCAACAACGCGATGTTCAACTTCATCGTCGTAGCCTACATGCTACCGGGGCTAGCCATGTTGATCCCAATCGTCGTCTTGCTGAAAACGTTAGGTTTACTGGACACGTTAATAGGAATGGTGTTCGCGCACTCAGTTATACTTCTTCCGTTGATGACATGGTTCCTGATAGGAATATATGAGAGCGTTCCCAGGGACATCGATGAGGCGTTGAGGATCGACGGCTACTCCAGGATAAAGGTATTGTTCAGAGAGGTCATCCCCCTAGCGAGGTTCGGATTCTTCCTAATCCTAATCTTCTCCTTCATCAACTCATGGAACGACCTCATGTTCGCGAACACCGTGGGCATCGTGCAAGTCCAACTCCTCCAACCCAGAATCCTAGAGTTCATGTCAGGGGCAAGGGTCCTATACACCCAGCTGGCGGCGGCTGGAATCCTATCAAGCCTACCAGTCATAGTGTTAGCGATCGTCCTCCAAAAGCAGATCATCGCGGGCATCATGAGGGGAGCCATAAAGTAA
- a CDS encoding sugar ABC transporter permease, whose product MPGSRELKEALPFLLPFFIFFGVFILYPLIASFLYSLSDITLSHLELNFIGLRNYVNLLYDKVFHQALIQTIIYVAFHTLVGVPLGLGIALLFNSEFRGRTFARVCLLIPWATPPIVAATVFYLFFNPGFGPFTYLMERLGVWRYQYAIFGDPNLALFGLAVVSLWKSSPLFAFIFLSALQNVPVDSLESAVVYGASRLTVIRKIIIPFLKPVLVVNSILSGILSLSGTQAYDLVMGITGGGPGYRTYMLYFLSWHTAFPWNRLGYGSAMAYILTVIAVIFALILIKLWYKRG is encoded by the coding sequence ATGCCTGGGAGCAGAGAGCTGAAGGAAGCTCTCCCATTCCTCCTCCCCTTTTTTATATTCTTCGGCGTATTTATCCTGTACCCGTTAATCGCCTCATTCCTATACTCTTTAAGCGACATCACCTTAAGCCATCTAGAGCTCAACTTCATCGGATTGCGAAACTATGTTAACCTTTTATATGATAAAGTTTTCCACCAGGCTTTAATTCAAACGATAATATACGTCGCCTTCCACACCTTAGTCGGTGTTCCTCTAGGCCTGGGGATAGCCTTACTCTTCAACTCCGAGTTTCGAGGCAGGACCTTCGCTAGGGTGTGTCTCCTCATACCGTGGGCGACCCCCCCGATCGTAGCGGCCACGGTGTTCTATCTCTTCTTTAATCCCGGTTTTGGGCCATTCACGTATCTGATGGAAAGGTTGGGGGTGTGGCGGTATCAATACGCCATTTTCGGCGACCCAAACCTAGCCCTTTTCGGCCTCGCGGTTGTTTCGCTATGGAAAAGCTCCCCGCTGTTCGCTTTCATTTTCCTCTCAGCCCTCCAAAACGTGCCGGTGGACAGCTTGGAGTCTGCTGTGGTTTATGGGGCCTCTCGGCTTACAGTTATTCGGAAGATCATCATTCCGTTTCTAAAGCCTGTTCTAGTGGTGAACTCCATCCTCTCAGGAATCCTTTCCCTATCAGGTACTCAAGCGTACGACTTGGTCATGGGAATCACCGGCGGGGGACCAGGATACCGAACCTACATGCTATACTTCCTTTCATGGCATACAGCGTTTCCATGGAACAGGCTGGGCTACGGATCAGCCATGGCCTACATATTAACTGTGATCGCGGTGATCTTCGCCTTAATACTGATAAAGCTATGGTATAAGAGGGGATAA
- a CDS encoding extracellular solute-binding protein: protein MGKEEKVSRRGYVKYAAAGVVVVAVAAGGAYYATRPKPPSPVTLNFYTTGHSGFYYDVGYTGWKPIENYMKQNPHIKINVLVDSFFDVYTKEASTFAAGTYAWDVAYTWGGITQEFHKYWTPLSEMGVTLPSDVQDDIVPYAKNAIWHKGEWYGLPRMFEIFTLNGDGDVLDAKGLSFPTSFEEMLEVFKEVHEPERGRVAMMYGLKQGYLFPPYLCYLHGNGGAMWKDDAMQTWWADSDASIKAAKDMLTVFENYMSPASLTDIAFVESCTKWYNGESVFGLYYPWIASVMLDPTAKIKNVYSWLWPGHKGVVRSGSQVACEGYAIPKMAKYKKEAWDFIQYLNSREVQVQMALSVFWKQENEEPIPTRWSYIVDDRLKKMPYALIMRSSLAQSKYKANRYERPMYGAFITATEAAVASVLAKEKNAEDAMKAAQEECDKFLQEEYAKFGGGYYDPWPDMQKYKSRIDDLIKQIPVEERFIFPE from the coding sequence TTGGGTAAGGAAGAGAAGGTTTCTAGGCGGGGTTATGTGAAGTACGCTGCGGCAGGTGTTGTCGTCGTAGCTGTAGCGGCTGGAGGAGCATACTACGCAACGAGGCCTAAACCACCAAGCCCGGTGACGTTGAACTTCTATACGACGGGGCACTCAGGGTTCTATTACGACGTGGGCTACACGGGTTGGAAGCCGATAGAGAATTATATGAAGCAGAATCCGCACATTAAGATCAATGTGCTTGTGGACTCCTTCTTCGACGTTTATACGAAGGAGGCTTCAACCTTCGCCGCTGGAACCTACGCCTGGGATGTAGCATACACATGGGGAGGTATCACGCAAGAATTTCATAAATATTGGACTCCCCTCTCAGAGATGGGCGTTACGTTGCCAAGCGATGTTCAAGACGACATCGTACCATATGCGAAAAACGCGATCTGGCACAAAGGCGAATGGTATGGGCTTCCAAGGATGTTTGAAATATTCACGTTAAACGGGGACGGCGACGTTCTAGACGCGAAGGGGCTTTCGTTCCCAACGAGCTTCGAGGAGATGCTTGAAGTCTTCAAGGAGGTTCACGAACCTGAAAGGGGACGTGTCGCAATGATGTATGGATTAAAACAAGGATATCTCTTTCCACCTTATCTCTGCTATCTACACGGCAACGGAGGGGCCATGTGGAAGGATGATGCGATGCAAACATGGTGGGCGGACAGTGATGCCTCCATTAAAGCGGCGAAAGACATGTTGACGGTGTTCGAAAATTACATGTCCCCAGCCTCTTTGACCGACATTGCTTTTGTCGAGTCCTGTACTAAATGGTATAACGGTGAAAGTGTATTCGGGCTGTATTATCCATGGATCGCATCGGTGATGTTAGATCCTACAGCTAAAATCAAGAACGTTTATTCATGGCTGTGGCCCGGCCATAAAGGTGTAGTTCGATCAGGATCCCAAGTGGCGTGCGAAGGATACGCGATACCGAAAATGGCTAAATACAAGAAGGAGGCCTGGGACTTCATCCAATACCTGAACAGCCGAGAAGTTCAAGTGCAAATGGCTTTAAGCGTCTTCTGGAAGCAGGAGAACGAGGAGCCTATTCCGACTAGATGGTCCTATATCGTGGATGATAGGTTGAAGAAGATGCCTTATGCCTTGATCATGAGGTCATCGCTGGCACAGTCAAAGTACAAGGCCAACAGGTACGAGAGGCCCATGTATGGAGCGTTTATCACCGCTACTGAAGCCGCGGTCGCCAGCGTGTTGGCTAAGGAGAAGAATGCTGAAGACGCGATGAAAGCTGCGCAGGAAGAATGCGACAAATTTCTACAAGAAGAATACGCGAAGTTCGGTGGAGGATACTATGATCCTTGGCCTGACATGCAAAAATACAAGTCACGGATCGACGATCTGATAAAGCAGATACCCGTCGAGGAAAGGTTCATATTCCCAGAGTAA